The Nitrospira sp. genome window below encodes:
- the queG gene encoding tRNA epoxyqueuosine(34) reductase QueG yields MALARAIKQEAQALGFDAVGIVRVDTAPALPPTLASRLTQWLQRGFHATMAWMERTPEKRADPRLVLPGCRSIIAVGINYFTGHRADERPGHGRIARYAWGQDYHDVVGAKLKALEARITALAPHATTRSYADTGPIMEKAWAEQAGLGWIGKHSNLVSAEHGSWLLLGEILTTLELDPDEPASDLCGSCTLCIQACPTGAIAEPYVVDATRCISYLTIELRGDMAAVPEELRRRMGNHIFGCDDCLDVCPFNLRAAPTQEPAFQPSPVTLAPDLDALAQLDDSAFRRTFHQSPIKRAKLAGLQRNLSIAKTNQ; encoded by the coding sequence ATGGCCCTCGCTAGGGCAATCAAACAAGAAGCCCAGGCGCTCGGATTCGATGCCGTGGGCATTGTCCGCGTGGACACGGCACCCGCTCTGCCGCCCACGCTCGCCTCGCGCCTCACCCAATGGCTCCAGCGCGGGTTCCACGCCACCATGGCCTGGATGGAACGGACGCCGGAAAAGCGGGCCGATCCCCGCCTCGTGCTCCCCGGATGCCGCTCGATCATTGCCGTAGGCATAAATTATTTTACCGGCCATCGCGCGGACGAACGGCCGGGCCACGGCCGGATCGCCCGCTATGCCTGGGGACAGGACTACCATGACGTAGTGGGAGCAAAGCTGAAGGCCCTCGAAGCCCGTATTACCGCCCTCGCCCCCCATGCCACAACCAGATCCTATGCCGATACCGGCCCCATCATGGAAAAGGCCTGGGCGGAACAGGCGGGGCTCGGCTGGATCGGCAAACATTCCAATCTCGTGTCGGCCGAGCACGGCTCCTGGCTCTTGCTGGGGGAGATTCTCACCACACTGGAACTGGACCCGGACGAACCGGCCAGCGACCTCTGTGGCAGCTGCACACTCTGTATTCAGGCCTGTCCAACAGGGGCGATCGCCGAGCCCTACGTCGTGGATGCCACCCGCTGCATCTCATATCTGACCATCGAACTGCGCGGCGATATGGCTGCCGTGCCGGAGGAACTACGGCGCCGCATGGGCAATCACATTTTCGGCTGCGACGACTGCCTGGATGTCTGTCCGTTTAACTTGCGCGCCGCGCCCACTCAGGAACCGGCATTTCAGCCCTCTCCTGTGACCTTGGCGCCGGATCTGGACGCGCTTGCCCAGTTGGACGACTCCGCGTTTCGCCGCACATTTCACCAGAGTCCGATCAAGCGGGCCAAACTGGCGGGACTTCAACGTAATCTTTCAATCGCGAAAACCAACCAATAA
- a CDS encoding sigma-54 dependent transcriptional regulator — protein MNPATFLLISSDVHTRRALEQVVPRHAILLTADTPLLGIRQIQQSNPALVLCEGTPHTVVPILQEARLRRPNLPVIVIGPQASVHEAVETMRAGAADYLAKPLVPEELDAAIRRLLVTQEPAHAAQKPVDRFDLIVSVSPQMKLMKQLAREVALTDAAVLITGESGTGKELFAQAIHAASPRAHGPLVALNCAGIPEHLLESELFGYHQGAFTDATHTKPGRFQQAEGGTLFLDEIGEMSPAAQAKLLRVLEDHTVDPLGDTQSHKVNIRIIAATNEDLPAHIKTGRFRLDLYYRLNVYQLRLPPLRERPEDIEPILQRFLEQARVERGCRITGITPDALALLRRHSWPGNVRELHNMAEWLTITCKADWIEPQHLPPSVHTENASEPASPELKPSLLAFGLSVSDMEKRMLEEALRKAAGNVSEASRLLKITRNTLRYRMAKYHLS, from the coding sequence ATGAACCCTGCGACCTTCCTCCTGATTTCAAGCGACGTCCATACGCGGCGTGCCCTTGAACAGGTCGTTCCCCGGCATGCCATCCTTCTCACAGCCGACACCCCGTTATTGGGCATCCGGCAGATCCAGCAATCCAATCCCGCCCTCGTCCTCTGCGAAGGCACCCCGCATACGGTCGTGCCCATTCTTCAGGAAGCACGGCTGCGCCGCCCGAACCTCCCCGTCATCGTCATCGGCCCTCAAGCCTCCGTTCACGAGGCCGTCGAGACGATGCGCGCCGGAGCAGCGGACTATCTCGCCAAACCGCTGGTTCCCGAGGAACTCGATGCCGCCATTCGCCGGCTGCTCGTCACCCAGGAGCCGGCTCACGCCGCGCAGAAGCCGGTGGACCGGTTCGATCTGATCGTGAGCGTCTCTCCACAGATGAAACTCATGAAACAGCTGGCGCGTGAAGTCGCCCTGACTGACGCCGCCGTGCTGATTACCGGCGAAAGCGGAACAGGAAAGGAATTGTTCGCCCAGGCCATTCACGCGGCCAGCCCGAGAGCCCACGGCCCTCTGGTTGCGCTGAATTGCGCCGGCATTCCCGAGCACCTCCTCGAATCGGAGCTCTTCGGGTATCATCAGGGTGCTTTCACCGATGCGACACACACGAAACCAGGGCGGTTCCAACAGGCCGAAGGCGGCACGCTCTTTTTGGATGAAATCGGCGAGATGAGCCCGGCCGCACAGGCCAAGCTGTTACGGGTCCTCGAAGACCATACCGTGGACCCGCTGGGCGATACGCAGAGCCATAAAGTCAACATCCGCATCATCGCCGCAACGAACGAAGATCTCCCGGCGCACATTAAAACCGGCCGCTTCCGGCTCGACCTCTACTACCGGCTCAACGTGTATCAGCTCCGCCTGCCTCCGCTCCGTGAACGGCCCGAGGACATCGAGCCGATCCTTCAGCGCTTTCTGGAGCAGGCCCGCGTCGAGCGTGGCTGCCGCATCACCGGCATCACCCCCGACGCCCTGGCCCTCTTGCGACGCCACTCCTGGCCGGGCAACGTCCGGGAACTCCATAATATGGCCGAATGGCTCACCATCACCTGCAAAGCAGACTGGATCGAACCGCAGCATCTTCCCCCCTCAGTGCATACCGAGAACGCCTCGGAGCCAGCGAGCCCTGAGCTGAAGCCGTCGCTCCTCGCCTTCGGACTCTCGGTGTCTGACATGGAGAAAAGGATGCTGGAAGAAGCCCTGCGCAAAGCGGCAGGGAACGTGTCAGAGGCGAGCCGCCTCCTGAAAATCACCCGCAACACCCTGCGTTACCGCATGGCCAAGTACCATCTGTCGTAG